The genomic interval GCGACATGGAGGGCCCGCAGCCGATGGACCGGCTGATCTGCGGCGACGTCGGCTTCGGCAAGACCGAGATCGCGCTCCGCGCCGCGTTTAAGGCCGCGCACTCCGGCAAGCAGGTGGCGGTGCTGGTGCCCACCACCGTGCTCGCCGAGCAGCACGCCCGCACCTTCACCCAGCGGCTCAAGCCCTTCGGCTTCCGCGTGGAGGCGCTCAACCGCTTCAAGACCGGCAAGGAAGCGCGCGTGGTGCTCAAGGCGCTGCAGGCGGGCGAGGTGCGGGTCATCATCGGCACGCACCGGCTGCTCTCCGCGGACGTGAACTTCCACGACCTGGGCCTGGTCGTCATCGACGAGGAGCAGAAGTTCGGCGTCGAGCACAAGCACCGCCTGCTCGCGCTGCGGCTGACCGCGGACGTGCTGACGATGACCGCGACGCCGATCCCGCGGACGCTGCACATGTCGATGGTCGGGCTGCGCGACATCTCCTCGCTCACGACCCCGCCCGCCGGCCGCCGCGCCGTCGTCACCGAGGTCGTCCCGCACCGAACCGACCGCACCGGTGCCGCCCTGCAGCGCGAGCTCGCCCGCGGCGGACAGGCCTACGTGGTCCACAACCGCATCAACGGCCTGCACCGCGTCGCCGCCGACGTGAAGGCCGACGTGCCCGACGCCGAGGTCGCCATCGGCCACGGGCAGATGGGCGCCCACGAGCTCGAGGCGGTGATGATGCGCTTCATCCGCGGCGAGGCCGACGTGCTGGTGAGCACGACGATCATCGAGAGCGGCATCGACGTGCCCAACGCGAACACGATGATCATCCACGACGCCGACCGCTTCGGCCTCGCCGAGCTGCACCAGCTGCGCGGCCGGGTGGGCAGGTCTTCGAAGCGGGCGTACTGCTACCTGCTGCTCCCGCCGGGCCGCACCGTCAGCGAGGTCGCCCAGAAGCGGCTCCGCGCGATCGAGGACTACGCCGTGCTCGGCGCCGGCTTCAAGATCGCGATGCGGGACCTGGAGATCCGCGGCGCCGGCGACCTGCTCGGCGGCGAGCAGAGCGGGCACATCGCCGCCGTCGGCTACGAGCTGTACTGCGTGATGCTCGACCAGGAGACCCGCCGGCTGAACCACCAGCCCGTCGTCGACGTCGCCCGCTGCCACCTGGAGCTGCCCGCCGCCGGCAACCTCCCGAAGCGCTACATCCCCGCCGCCAAGCACCGGATGGAGGCGTACCGCCGGCTCACCCGCGTCGACTCGCTGCCCGAGCTCGACCGCGTCGTCGACGAACTCAAGGAGGCCTACGGCCCGCCGCCCGCCGCCGCCGAGGAGTTCATTGCGCTCGTGGAGATCCGGCTGGGCGCCGCCCAGCGCGGCATCACGCGGGTGAAGCTCTCCGGGCCGGACCTGATCTTCTCGACGGACCCCAGTCGGGCGCGGTCGGTCCAGGCGGCCTTCGTCGACGCGCCCGGCCGCGTCACGGTGCTCGACCAAAAGGAGGTCTTCTACCGCCCGCCCGCCGCCTACCTCGAAGAAGTTCCAACGCTGCTCGCGGTCCTCCGCAAGCTCCTGGTCACGCCCCTGCGCGGCGAGCAGCCCCGCCCGCCGGCCAGGCAATCGCCTCCACCGACGCAAGGCTCTCGCTCCGCGCCCGTTGCATCCCGATGAAGCGTTGCCTCGTCGTCCTCTTGAGCCTGCTCGCCGCCGGGCCCGCCGGCGCCGGGGTCGGCCACCGCGTCCTCCACGACGAGGCACGCGGGCGCGACGTCCCGGTGAAGATCACCACGCCCGACGACGCCGAACCCGGACGCCTGCCCGCCGTCTTCTTCTCGCACGGCCTCGGCGGCTCGGTCGAGGCCGCCGGCTACCTCGCCGAGGGCCTCGCCGAAGCCGGGTACATCGTCGTCAACGTGCAGCACCCCGGCTCGGACCGGCGCGTCTGGGAGGGGCTTCCGCGGGCGACCCGGCGGCCCGCGATGCGAGCGGCCGCCAGCGCCGAGCAGTCGCGGGCCCGGCCGGCGGACGTGTCCTTCGCGCTGACCGCGCTGCTCGGCACGGGCGACGTGCCGATCGACCCGGCCCGCGTCGGGGTCGCCGGGCACTCCTTCGGCTCGCTCACGGCGCGGCTGCTCGCCGGCCAGCGCGTGGCGGGCGGACGGAGCTTCACCGACCCGCGCTTCCGCGCCGCCGTCGCGCTCAGCGGCCCGCCCGCCCGCTTCGACGCGGCCGTGGCGGAGATCGCGATCCCGGTGCTGCACATCACCGGCACGCGCGACGTCTCCAGGATCGATCCGAACCTCACGCCGGCCGACCGCCGCGACGCCTACGACCGCAGCCCCGCCGGCCACCAGTACCTCGTCCTCTACGCCGGCGCCGACCACGGCGTCTTCGGCGGGGCCGGCGAGCGGCGGCCACGCGGCCGCGACCTCGAGCGCGACGCGGCGATCCAGGGCTCGGTGCTGGAAGCCTGCATCCGCTTCTTCGACGGCTTCCTCGCGCGGCCCCCGCAGCCGCTCACGCACGCGGCGCTCGAGGCCGCCGTCCGGGGGCTCGGCGCCGTGGAGAGCAAGTGACGAGCATTCCAGTTGGTCCTCGGGCGGCCGATGCCCGGGTGCCGAGCATCCGGCCCGGATCGTCTGATCGAAGGCCGAGCCCCGGCCGGCACGGCACCCCAGCCGGTGCATCGGCGGACGCTTGCGAGGGTCTTGCGAGGCGTCTCAATCGACCTTCGGCTCCGCCGGCTTCCTCCAGAAGCAGAGCGGGTCGATCAGGTTCCGCGCGGACAGCTCCGGCCAGGGCGGGGGCCGCCGCCGCAGCGGCGCGGTGAGCGCCCGGAGCACGCCGGCGGCGCGGCGGGCCGGCGTCGCCCCGGGGCTGGGGCCGTCGCAGCGGAGCAGCACGGCGGTGAGGTCGTCGTCGAAGGCGTGGCCGCCGCGGAGCACGGCGTCGATGAGCCCGCCGATGACGCTCGCCGGCACGGCCGAGCCGGGATCTTCTTCCAGGCCGTTCGCGGCGTCCACGAGGCCCTCGACCCCGAGCATCTCGCGCTGCGCGTTCATCGCCTCGATGAGGCAGTCGGTGTAGACGAGCACCGCGTCGCCGGGGTGCAGGCGGATCTCCTGCCCGCGGTAGCCCACGTTCTCGAGCACGCCCAGCGGGAGATTCGCGATGACCGGGTCGCCGCTGGCGTCCCCGCCGCGACCGGCCTCGGCCGCGGCGCGGCCGGTCTGCTCGTCGGGCACGCTCAGCGGACGCCAGCGGCGGTCGCCGACGCGGTACACCAACGGTGGCGGGTGGCCGGCGTTGCACACGGTCATCCGCTGCTCCGGGGCGAAGTGCGTGAGCACGATGGCGGTCGCGAAGCGTCCGGTGTCGCCGGCGACCTCGTCCATGTCGCGGTTCATCCGCGCGGCGAGCCGGTGAGGCTCGATGTGATTGAGGTACCGCTGCATCGTCCGCCGGAGGCGGCGACCGGTCTCGGCCACCTGCTCGCCGTGGCCCGACACGTCGGCGAGGACCAGGCGCGTGATCCGCCCGGTGCCGCACGAGCTGACGCAATGCACGTCCCCGCCCGCGGCCTGGCCGTGGTGCGGGCGGGAGGCGACGAAGCCGGTGAGGCCGGGGAGCACCAGCTCCGACCAGGTCGCCGCGTTGCCGCCCCAGACCTCCGCGCAGCGCAGGCCGACGGCCTCGGGCTCGCCGCGGATCGACGAGGATTCCGCGGACGGCGGGCAGGAGGAGGCTTCTGTCATCGCGGTCCGCGGGAGCGGGCGGATGCGTCAGCCTACGGCCGCTGGAGGCCCCGCACCGGCGGGCGGGAGCGTCGCGAGGAAGCGGGCTTCGGCCGCGGCCTGCTGCGCGTCGTCCCAGCCCAGCTCCGCCGCCATCGCCGCCGCCGCCGGAGCCGCCGAGGCCCGTGCCGCCTCGACGTCCAGCAGCGTCACGCGGAGGCGACGCGCCAGCGCGTCCTCCAGCGTCTCCGCCATCTCGTGCCGGGCCGCCCAGGCCACCTCGCCCACGCGGTGCGGCAGCGAGGGGTGCAGCGGCTGGTTCCACCCCGGTCGCTCGCGGCAGAGCTCGTCGAGCGCCGGGGCGAGGCTCCCGAAGAGGTCGCGGGGCTCGAAGGCTCCGGCCGGCTCGGCCACCTCCCGCGCCGCGGGCGCCCCGTGGAGCGGCAGCCGCCTCGTGCCGCACGGCGGGGCGTGGAAGCCGCCGAGCTCCACCACCCGGTCGACCGCGTCCTCCGCCATCCGGCGGTAGGTCGTCCACTTGCCGCCGGCGAGCGTGATCAGCCCGCTCGCGGAGACCCGCAGCGTGTGGTCGCGTGAGAGCTTCGCGGTGTTCGTCCCGGCGCCCGCCGGCCGCACCAGCGGGCGCACGCCGGCGAAGCTCGCCCGCACGTCGGCCCGGCCCGGGGCCTTCTCCATCACGCCGGCGGCGGTCTGCAGCAGGAACGCCACCTCCTGCTCGCTCGGCCGCGGGTCCCGCGGCGCGTGGTCCAGCGGCTCGTCGGTGGTGCCGACGACCACCCTGCCGTGCCAGGGGATCGCGAAGAGCACGCGGCCGTCGGGCGTCCGGGGCACCATCAGCGCGTCGGGACCGCCGAGGAACGCGGCGTCGAGCACCACGTGGCTGCCGCGGCTGGGCGCGATGAGGCCGCCGGCCGGGACGCCGCCGCCGAGCCGGTCCATCGCGAGCACGCCGTCGCTGAACGGCCCGGTGCAGTTGACGACGACCTCCGCCCGCACCACGGCGTGCCCGAGGGGTCCGCTCTGGACCTCCGCGCCGGCCACACGCCCGCGCTCGTGGACCAACGCCGCCACCTCCGCGTGGTTCAACAGCACCGCCCCTCGTTCCTGGGCCGTCCGCGCGAGCGCCACGCACAGCCGCGCGTCGTCGAACTGCCCGTCCTCGTAGGTGATGGCCCCGCGCAGCCGGTCCCGCTTCGCGTTGGGCAGCGCCGCCAGCGCTTGCTCGCGGGAGAGCCAGCGCGACGGCCCCAGGCCCAGGCGTCCCGCGAGCGCGTCGTACGCCTTCATCCCCAGGCCGTACCACGGCCGCTCCCACCACGCCCAGGCGGGGATGACGAAGCGGCGCCGGTGACAAAGGTGCGGCGCGTTGCGCAGCAGCAGGCCCCGCTCGTGCAGCGCCTCGCGGACGAGCTTCACGTCGCCGCGCTGCAGGTAGCGGACGCCGCCGTGCACGAGCTTGGTCGAGCGGGAGGAGCTGCCGGCGGCGAAGTCGTCGCGTTCGACCAGCGCGACGCGGAGGCCGCGGTCGGCCGCGTCGACGGCGACGCCGAGGCCGCTGCAGCCGCCGCCGATGACCAGGACGTCGAAGGGCGAGCCGGCGGCCAGCGCATCCCAGGCGCGCCGACGCGGCGTCGTCGCGGCATCAGCCACGTGCGGCGCTCCGGCCACGCCCGTCGTCCCAGCCACGGCCGTCGTTCCAGCCACGGCAACGCGCGACCGCCTCGGCGTACCGCCCGCGGAGCCGGTGCGCCTCCGCCTCGTCCATCCGCGGCTCGAAGCGATCGGCCCCCGGCGTGCAGCGACCGACCGCGGCCTCCAGCGAGTCCCAGACGCCGGCGCCCACGCCCGCCGCGACGGCCGCGCCCAGGGCCGTCGCCTCGAGCCGCCGCGGCCGCACGACCGGCATCCGCAGCAGGTCCGCCTGGAGCTGCATGAGCCCGTCGTTGGCCGACGCGCCGCCGTCGACCCGCAGCTCCGTGGCCGCCCCGTCTCCCAGGTCCGCCGCCATCGCGTCGACCAGCTCCGCCACCTGGCACGCGATCGCGTCGATGGCCGCCCGGCACAGGTGGGCCTTGGTCGTGCCCGCCGTCAGCCCCTGCACGCTGCCGCGGGCGTCCGGGTCCCAGTGCGGGGCGCCCAGCCCCGCGAGCGCCGGCACGAGCACCACCCCGCCGGCGTCGGGCACGGAGGCGGCGAGCGCCGCGATCTCTCGGGTCGTCTCCGCGAAGCCCAGCTGGTCCCGCAGCCACTGCACGACGGCCCCGCCGACGAACACGCCGCCCTCCAGCGCGAACGCCTCGCCGGGGCCGCCCGCCGCCGCGGTCGCCAGCAGACGGTTCTCCGACGCCGGCGGCGTCGGGCCGGTGTGCGTCAGCAGGAAACAGCCCGTCCCGTAGGTGCACTTCACCGGGCCCGGCCCGAGGCAGCCCTGCCCGAGCAGCGCCGCCTGCTGGTCGCCGAGGATCCCGCGGACCGCGACGCCGCGCAGCGGTTCGAGCCCGCGGTCCGCGGATCCGACCTCCCCGAAGAAGGAAAGGCTCCCCCGCACCTCCGGCAACGCCGCCCGCGGCACGCCGAAGCGGTCGCAGAGCGCCTCGTCCCAAGACCCGCTCGCCAGGTCGAGCAGCAGCGTGCGGCTCGCGTTGGTCACGTCCGTCGCGTGCACCCGGCCGCCGGTGAGGTTCCACAGCAGCCAGGCGTCGACGGTGCCCAACGCCACCTCCCCCGCCAGCGCCCGCTCCCGCAGGCCCTCGGTGTCGTCCAGCAGCCACGCCGCCTTGGTCGCGGAGAAGTAGGGATCCAGCCGCAGGCCCGTGCGGGCGCGGACGTCGTCCTCCAGGCCCCGGTCGATCATCCGCCGGCACGCCGGCGTGGTCCGCCGGTCCTGCCACACGATCGCGGGGCCCAGCGGCTCGCCGGTCGCCCGGTCCCACAGCACCACCGTCTCCCGCTGGTTGGCGACGCCGACGGCGGCGATCCGCTCCGCTCGATCCCCCAGCGCCGCGAGCACCTCCGCCGCCGCGTCCCGCTGCGTGGACCAGATCTCGCCGGCGTCCTGCTCCACCCACCCCGGCCGCGGGTACCGCGCCGCCAGCGGACGCGAAGCCGCCGCCACGGCCTCGCCCGAGGCGTCGATCGCGATCGCCCGTGAGCTGGTGGTGCCTTGGTCGAGGGCGAGGAGGAGCACGGAGCAGCGGCGGAAAGGACCCGAAGAAGCGCCACGGACAGAGGACGCAGCGTACCGCGCGATCGGGTTGAACCCCAAGACCCGACGGGGCTGCTCGCGGACGCGCGAGAGCCCGCGGAGGCTCCTCCGCGTGCTCGATCCTCCTTCCGGACCGCCGAGAGCGGTCCGGCTCAGAGCTCGGCGGCTTTGACGGCGAGCGTCACGTCCTCGTTGCCGTAGATCACCGAAAGGAACGCCGGCAGGTACCGCTCGCACATCGCCGGGCCGACGAAGACCAGGTGCTCGAGCACGCGGTCGTCGACGCGCTCGCCGCCGGTGAGGTGGCTGACCTTGAAGAGCAGCTCGCCGTCGTCGAGGTCCAGCTCGAAGCAGCCGACCTTCATGCCGTAGTTCGCCCGCGCGACCGCCTCGGCGATCGCGGCACGCTGCGCGGCGGGCACCTTGTTGGCGGGGTGCGTGACGATGCGGACGGAATCGCTCTCCACCGAGATCGCCATCCGCACGTCGCCGTGGTCGCCCGAGAAGCCGAGCTTGAAGATCTCGCGGTTCTCGTCGAACTCGTGCTTGAGCTCCTTCTCGAGGAGCCACTCCTGGATGCGTTCGTGCTCTTCGGTCATCTTCGGGTTCCTTTCCGTGGCCGCGGAAAGGCCACCGCGAAGCCTACGACGCCGGCCCGCGCGGGCCGCCGCCGGGGCGGACGCGGGACGGCGCGGCCGCCGGGGCCGCTCGGCGACCCGGCCGGCCGGTGGTCCGGGCAGGAGCCCATCCGAAGAAGCCTCAAGGCGCTCCCGCGGGCGGCCGATGGTGCCGCAGGATCCAGGCTCCGGCCTGCTCCTCCCTCGTTTGCGAGCAACCGCTTGAACCCGATCGCCCCCTCTTTCCCGCTCCAACCCCGCTGCCCCGCCGAGGGGTTCGAGGCGGACGAAGGCTTGGAAGCGCTGCTGGAGCTCGCGGCGGAGACCTTCGAGGTGCCGATGGCCGCGATCACCTTCCTGGGCCCCGCCCGGGCCAGGCTGCTGGTCGAGCGCGGCTGCGGGGTGCGCGAGCTGCCCCGCGCCGCGACGTTCTGCGACCGGGCGCTCGCCACGGGCTCCGGCCTGGTCATCCGCGACGCGGCCGCCGAGGCGGCCTTCCGCGACCACCCCGCCGCCACCGGGGCCTCCGCGCTGCGTTTCTACGCCGGGCTGCCGTTCCAGATCGACGGCTCCGACGCCACCCCCGTCCTCTGCGTCGCCGACCGGCGGAGCCGCGACTTCCCCGCCCCCTGCCTGCGGCGGCTCGGCCAGCTCGCGGTGCAGGCCAGCCGCCACCTTGCGCTGCAGCGGGACCTGCTGCTGGCCCGCCGCCTCGCGCACACCGACGAGGGAACCGGCCTGCTGAACGCGCGCGGCCTGTGCCGAGCGCTCGACGCTCGGCGTGCCTCCGGCCGCGACCTGCTGGTGGCGTGCCTGCGGCTCCACCGCTGGAACGCCGTCGCCGAGGGGACCACCGCGGGCGATGGCGTGCTCGCCGAGGCCGCCAACCGCCTCACCCGCATCGGCCCGCTCTCCACCGGCTCCGCCCGGGCCGGCGGACCGCCGCCGCTGCTCGCCAGCCTGGGGCGGGGCACCTTCGCCATCGGCTTCGAGGGCGGGCCGGAGCTCGCCGACGCCGCGGCGCTGGTGAGCGGCGAGATCGCCGAGGTGCTCCGCGACGACCTCGTGCTCCGCGGGCAGCGGTTCTCGCTCGCCGCGGCGGTGGGCCTGGCCACGACCACGGGCGGCGGCCTCGGCGGCGGGCGGTCGGGGCCCAGCGGCCGCGAGATCCTCTCCCGCGCCTCGCTCGCCCTCACCGACGCCCGCAGAAACCGCGGCGCCGGCTTCGTGGAGAGCCGCCTCTTCGACGCGCCGATGCTCGCCAAGGCCCGCGCTTCGGCGACGCTTGAGTCCGAGCTGCGGGCGTCGATCGACTCCGGACGCGTGCAGCCCGCCTTCCAGCCGATCGTCGACCTCACCAGCTCACGCGTCGCCGGCTACGAGATCCTCGCCCGCTGGGAGCACCCCGAGCGGGGCCCGATCTTCCCGGACGTCTTCATCCCCCTCGCCGAGCAGACCGACCTCATCGAGCCGCTGTTCGCCTGCCTCGCCCGGACCGCCATCCACGCTCTGCCGAGCCTGAGCGCCGACCGGCACCTG from Phycisphaera mikurensis NBRC 102666 carries:
- a CDS encoding PP2C family protein-serine/threonine phosphatase, producing MTEASSCPPSAESSSIRGEPEAVGLRCAEVWGGNAATWSELVLPGLTGFVASRPHHGQAAGGDVHCVSSCGTGRITRLVLADVSGHGEQVAETGRRLRRTMQRYLNHIEPHRLAARMNRDMDEVAGDTGRFATAIVLTHFAPEQRMTVCNAGHPPPLVYRVGDRRWRPLSVPDEQTGRAAAEAGRGGDASGDPVIANLPLGVLENVGYRGQEIRLHPGDAVLVYTDCLIEAMNAQREMLGVEGLVDAANGLEEDPGSAVPASVIGGLIDAVLRGGHAFDDDLTAVLLRCDGPSPGATPARRAAGVLRALTAPLRRRPPPWPELSARNLIDPLCFWRKPAEPKVD
- a CDS encoding glycerol-3-phosphate dehydrogenase/oxidase; this translates as MADAATTPRRRAWDALAAGSPFDVLVIGGGCSGLGVAVDAADRGLRVALVERDDFAAGSSSRSTKLVHGGVRYLQRGDVKLVREALHERGLLLRNAPHLCHRRRFVIPAWAWWERPWYGLGMKAYDALAGRLGLGPSRWLSREQALAALPNAKRDRLRGAITYEDGQFDDARLCVALARTAQERGAVLLNHAEVAALVHERGRVAGAEVQSGPLGHAVVRAEVVVNCTGPFSDGVLAMDRLGGGVPAGGLIAPSRGSHVVLDAAFLGGPDALMVPRTPDGRVLFAIPWHGRVVVGTTDEPLDHAPRDPRPSEQEVAFLLQTAAGVMEKAPGRADVRASFAGVRPLVRPAGAGTNTAKLSRDHTLRVSASGLITLAGGKWTTYRRMAEDAVDRVVELGGFHAPPCGTRRLPLHGAPAAREVAEPAGAFEPRDLFGSLAPALDELCRERPGWNQPLHPSLPHRVGEVAWAARHEMAETLEDALARRLRVTLLDVEAARASAAPAAAAMAAELGWDDAQQAAAEARFLATLPPAGAGPPAAVG
- a CDS encoding alpha/beta hydrolase family protein, whose product is MKRCLVVLLSLLAAGPAGAGVGHRVLHDEARGRDVPVKITTPDDAEPGRLPAVFFSHGLGGSVEAAGYLAEGLAEAGYIVVNVQHPGSDRRVWEGLPRATRRPAMRAAASAEQSRARPADVSFALTALLGTGDVPIDPARVGVAGHSFGSLTARLLAGQRVAGGRSFTDPRFRAAVALSGPPARFDAAVAEIAIPVLHITGTRDVSRIDPNLTPADRRDAYDRSPAGHQYLVLYAGADHGVFGGAGERRPRGRDLERDAAIQGSVLEACIRFFDGFLARPPQPLTHAALEAAVRGLGAVESK
- a CDS encoding bifunctional diguanylate cyclase/phosphodiesterase yields the protein MNPIAPSFPLQPRCPAEGFEADEGLEALLELAAETFEVPMAAITFLGPARARLLVERGCGVRELPRAATFCDRALATGSGLVIRDAAAEAAFRDHPAATGASALRFYAGLPFQIDGSDATPVLCVADRRSRDFPAPCLRRLGQLAVQASRHLALQRDLLLARRLAHTDEGTGLLNARGLCRALDARRASGRDLLVACLRLHRWNAVAEGTTAGDGVLAEAANRLTRIGPLSTGSARAGGPPPLLASLGRGTFAIGFEGGPELADAAALVSGEIAEVLRDDLVLRGQRFSLAAAVGLATTTGGGLGGGRSGPSGREILSRASLALTDARRNRGAGFVESRLFDAPMLAKARASATLESELRASIDSGRVQPAFQPIVDLTSSRVAGYEILARWEHPERGPIFPDVFIPLAEQTDLIEPLFACLARTAIHALPSLSADRHLPFLSLNLSKLQLHDGTLQDRIVGLCADAGVPTHRIHLELTESDVAESGEATATMHRLRAAGFELMLDDFGTGTSSLSSLHDYPVQWLKIDRGFTVQATRRRSVAIVADAVADLARKLNLRTVAEGLETAEEVPLFQAMGFDMGQGYRFGRPMPLPALRAWHASRADPLGGWLPAETPRHRAA
- a CDS encoding YbjN domain-containing protein — encoded protein: MTEEHERIQEWLLEKELKHEFDENREIFKLGFSGDHGDVRMAISVESDSVRIVTHPANKVPAAQRAAIAEAVARANYGMKVGCFELDLDDGELLFKVSHLTGGERVDDRVLEHLVFVGPAMCERYLPAFLSVIYGNEDVTLAVKAAEL
- the glpK gene encoding glycerol kinase GlpK, which codes for MLLLALDQGTTSSRAIAIDASGEAVAAASRPLAARYPRPGWVEQDAGEIWSTQRDAAAEVLAALGDRAERIAAVGVANQRETVVLWDRATGEPLGPAIVWQDRRTTPACRRMIDRGLEDDVRARTGLRLDPYFSATKAAWLLDDTEGLRERALAGEVALGTVDAWLLWNLTGGRVHATDVTNASRTLLLDLASGSWDEALCDRFGVPRAALPEVRGSLSFFGEVGSADRGLEPLRGVAVRGILGDQQAALLGQGCLGPGPVKCTYGTGCFLLTHTGPTPPASENRLLATAAAGGPGEAFALEGGVFVGGAVVQWLRDQLGFAETTREIAALAASVPDAGGVVLVPALAGLGAPHWDPDARGSVQGLTAGTTKAHLCRAAIDAIACQVAELVDAMAADLGDGAATELRVDGGASANDGLMQLQADLLRMPVVRPRRLEATALGAAVAAGVGAGVWDSLEAAVGRCTPGADRFEPRMDEAEAHRLRGRYAEAVARCRGWNDGRGWDDGRGRSAARG